The following coding sequences are from one Humulus lupulus chromosome X, drHumLupu1.1, whole genome shotgun sequence window:
- the LOC133806935 gene encoding uncharacterized protein LOC133806935, with product MAFPSNSQNNMLEGLSTTRAPFFNGVDFPYWKIRMETYLQSIDYDLWHIVSNGPYIPKHVINDKEVIKTYEAYDEEDKKMLSKNAKAKYALICGLDRDVFKNIEQASTAYDMWKMLEVTHQGTNAMKETKIQIYSTQYENFKMKADETIANMYTRFTTITNGLNSLGKVLSQKEMVTKILRSLTKAYQGKVIAIQEAKDLSTLPLEELIGSLMNHLDSGCSKHMTGDPSRFSSFKSKESGFVTFGDNSKGKILGIGDIGNIYSPCIKNVLLVDNLKHNLLSISQLCDKDFRVVFESSKCSIENASTNEVIFVGERKDNVYVIDVDSFDSKNKCLTVMNDNSWLWHRRLGHASMDSISKLVRKDLVVGLPSIPFVKDKLCDACQFGKQIKTSFHSKKEISTSRPLQLLHIDLFGPSRIASLGGKYYAFVIVDDFSRFTWVIFLKLKNDVLENLVKFCKSVQNEKGYSITSIRSDHGGEFDNDALELFCDEHGFNHNFSAPRTPQQNGVVERKNRTIQEMARSMLNEISLPKYFWAEAVNTSCYILNRVFIRPNMNKTPYELWKGRKPNIGYFRVFGCKCYILNTKDNLGKFDAKSDVGIFIGYSTHSKAYRIYNKRTNVVEESIHVAFDLESIRMLLAFACHKNFVLYQMDVKSAFLNGYIMEEVYVSQPPGFQDHKHPNHAYKLKKALYGLKQAPRAWYDRLSTFLISNGFSMGKADNTLFIKRKSKDIIIVQIYVDDIIFGATNDVLCEEFSKCMHSEFEMSMMGELNFFLGLQIKQQKNGIFISQSKYIKDLLQKFDLANAKSMKTPMSTSIKMDKDESGKDVDITKYRGMIGSLLYLTASRPDILFSVGLCARYQSCPKESHLSAVKRIFRYLIGTMNLGLWYPKNSNFEIISYSDADFAGCKSDRKSTSGTCHFLGNSLVSWFSKKQNSVALSTTEAEYIAAGSCCAQILWMKQTLKDFDVDFECTPIKCDNTSAINLSKNPILHSRAKHIDIRHHFLRDHIQRGDIMLDFVSTNFQLADIFTKPLSDERFSFIRRELGMTNINEI from the exons ATGGCGTTTCcaagtaattcacaaaataacatgttAGAAGGTCTAAGCACAACTAGAGCACCATTCTTTAATGGAGTAGACTTTCCCTATTGGAAAATTAGGATGGAAACATATCTTCAATCTATCGATTATGATTTGtggcatatagtgtctaatggtccttacattcctaaacatgtcattaatgataaagaagttattaagacatatgaggcatatgacgaagaagataagaaaatgctttctaagaatgctaaagctaaatatgcacttatatgtggattggatagagatgtgttcaaaaatattgaacaagcctctaccgcttatgatatgtggaaaatgcttgaagtcactcatcaaggaacaaatgctatgaaggaaactaaaattcaaatttattctactcaatatgagaactttaagatgaaagcggatgaaactattgctaacatgtatactcgtttcactactatcactaatggtttgaattctcttggcaaggtactttcacaaaaggagatggtgaccaagattttgagaagtctcaccaaagcctatcaaggcaaagtgattgccattcaagaagccaaggatctctcaacacttcctttggaagaactaattggctcactcatgaaccat ttggatagtggttgttccaagcatatgaccggtgacccatcaagattttcgagttttaagagcaaggaaagtggctttgtcacttttggagacaattcaaaaggaaaaatcttgggcattggtgatatcggtaacatatactctccatgtattaaaaatgtgcttcttgttgataaccttaaacataatttacttagtattagtcaactatgtgataaagattttcgtgttgtttttgaatcctcaaaatgctccattgaaaatgcttcaaccaatgaagttatttttgttggagaaaggaaggataatgtttatgttattgatgttgattcctttgatagcaaaaataaatgtttaaccgttatgaatgataattcttggttgtggcatagaagattaggacatgctagtatggattctatttcaaagttggttagaaaagatcttgttgttggtttgccatctattccttttgttaaagataaactttgtgatgcatgccaatttggaaaacaaattaaaacatcttttcattccaagaaagagatttcaacctctagacctttgcaattgcttcatattgatttatttggtccttcaagaattgctagtctaggtggtaaatactatgcatttgtgattgttgatgatttttctagatttacatgggttatatttttgaaactcaaaaatgatgttttggaaaatctagttaaattttgtaagagtgtgcaaaatgaaaaagggtattcaatcacctccattaggagtgatcatggtggagagtttgacaatgatgctttagaattgttttgtgatgaacatggttttaaccataacttttcggctccaagaactccacaacaaaatggagttgtcgaaaggaagaatagaacaattcaagaaatggctaggtcaatgctcaatgaaatctcattacctaaatatttttgggccgaggccgttaatacttcttgttatattttgaaccgtgttttcattaggcctaacatgaataaaaccccttatgagctttggaaagggagaaaacccaacattggatattttagagtttttggatgtaaatgctatattttgaacaccaaggacaaccttggaaaatttgatgcaaaatccgatgttggaatttttataggttattcaacacatagtaaagcttatagaatttataacaaaagaactaatgttgttgaagaatctattcatgttgcatttgat cttgagtccataagaatgttattagcttttgcatgccacaagaattttgtcttgtatcaaatggatgttaaaagcgctttcttaaatggatacattatggaagaggtttatgtctctcaaccccccggttttcaagatcacaaacaccctaaccatgcttacaaattaaagaaagcattatatggtttaaagcaagctcctagagcttggtatgatcgtttaagcacttttcttatctcaaatggtttttcaatgggaaaagcggataatacactttttattaaaagaaaatcaaaagacattattatagtacaaatctatgttgatgatattatttttggtgctactaatgatgttctttgtgaagaattttcaaagtgtatgcatagtgaattcgagatgagcatgatgggagagctcaactttttccttggacttcaaataaagcaacaaaagaatggaatcttcataagtcaatccaagtatatcaaggatctacttcaaaagtttgacttggccaatgcaaagtccatgaaaacccctatgagcacctccataaagatggacaaggatgaaagtggtaaggatgttgacatcaccaagtatcgaggtatgattggctcattattatatttaaccgctagtagacccgatattttgtttagtgttggtctatgtgctaggtaccaatcatgtcccaaggaatcccacttaagtgccgttaagagaatctttagatacttgataggcacaatgaatctaggactttggtatcccaagaactcaaactttgaaatcattagttactcggatgcggactttgccggttgtaagtcggataggaaaagtactagtggaacatgtcactttctaggaaactctttagtgtcatggtttagcaagaaacaaaactcggtagccctatccacaaccgaagccgaatacatagccgccggtagttgttgtgctcaaatactttggatgaaacaaactcttaaggattttgatgttgattttgaatgtacacccataaagtgtgacaatactagtgccattaacctctctaagaatccaatcttgcattctagagccaagcatattgatataaggcaccacttccttagagaccatatccaaagaggagacattatgctagattttgtgagcaccaatttccaactagcggatattttcaccaagcctcttagtgatgagagatttagttttattagaagagagctaggaatgaccaacataaatgaaatttaa